One Coffea arabica cultivar ET-39 chromosome 5c, Coffea Arabica ET-39 HiFi, whole genome shotgun sequence DNA window includes the following coding sequences:
- the LOC113689968 gene encoding cathecol O-methyltransferase 1-like produces MDSLAETTKNHGVVLKEEDEEEEQFSYAMQLVTSAAQPMVLLAAIRLDVFEIIARAGPGAQLSPSEIAANVSSENPNAAAMLDRMLRLLASYSVLTCSVATDVDGDHDIQTPTRVYGLAPVAKFFVQNKTKGGGSLGSVLGLLQDKVFIDSWYELEDAVRKGGDPFHRAHGTHAFEFLGSDPRFNEVFNKAMVHHTAIVINRMLERYKGFEHLKTLVDVGGGLGMNLNIITTKYPSLKGINFDLPHVIQHAPAYPGVEHVGGDMFESVPQGDAIFMKWILHDWDDGHCLKLLKNCYKALPDNGKVIAVDAILPVVPDDSARDKATCLADLVVVTQYRGGIERYETEFLALATAAGFKGISVKCFVCNLWVMEFYK; encoded by the exons ATGGATTCTTTAGCAGAAACAACCAAGAACCATGGTGTTGTActaaaagaagaagatgaagaagaagagcaGTTCTCGTACGCCATGCAGCTAGTTACCTCTGCAGCGCAGCCCATGGTGTTGCTTGCTGCCATAAGGCTCGATGTGTTCGAGATCATCGCCAGAGCTGGTCCCGGTGCTCAACTGTCGCCTTCAGAAATTGCGGCTAACGTGTCTTCAGAAAACCCAAATGCCGCTGCTATGCTGGATCGAATGTTGCGGCTTCTGGCAAGCTACTCGGTGCTCACCTGCTCCGTTGCCACCGACGTGGATGGCGATCATGATATCCAAACGCCGACAAGAGTGTATGGATTGGCACCGGTGGCCAAGTTCTTTGTACAGAACAAAACAAAGGGAGGAGGTTCACTAGGCTCCGTTCTGGGCCTGCTTCAAGATAAGGTCTTCATTGACAGTTG GTATGAATTAGAAGATGCAGTTCGCAAAGGGGGAGATCCGTTTCACAGGGCGCATGGCACGCATGCATTTGAATTTCTTGGAAGCGACCCCAGATTCAATGAGGTATTCAACAAGGCAATGGTCCACCACACAGCTATCGTCATAAACAGAATGCTTGAACGGTACAAAGGTTTTGAGCACCTCAAAACTTTGGTAGATGTTGGTGGTGGTCTTGGAATGAACCTCAATATAATCACAACTAAATACCCTAGTCTCAAGGGTATTAATTTTGATTTGCCACATGTTATACAACATGCACCAGCCTATCCTG GTGTTGAACATGTTGGAGGAGACATGTTTGAAAGTGTTCCACAGGGGGATGCCATTTTTATGAAG TGGATTCTTCATGATTGGGATGATGGTCATTGCttgaagttgctgaaaaattgtTACAAGGCTCTACCAGACAATGGAAAGGTAATAGCTGTTGACGCAATTCTGCCTGTGGTTCCTGATGATAGTGCACGCGACAAAGCTACTTGCCTAGCAGATCTTGTTGTGGTGACTCAATATAGGGGAGGAATTGAGAGATATGAAACAGAGTTTCTAGCCCTGGCTACTGCTGCTGGATTTAAAGGCATAAGTGTGAAATGTTTTGTATGTAACTTGTGGGTCATGGAGTTCTATAAGTAG
- the LOC113689089 gene encoding disease resistance protein RGA2-like — MAELLVPKVIDVLGNVVVKQLGEKVNLVMGVEEEVANIKKSLETIQEVLHDAERRRVKERPVGKWLEKLEDITYEMDDVLDEWNVKILKPENEGTYRNARMQPTLGNKVRSFIPSLCSCLKQLPVRSDIASKIKKINEELELTFEKACQFEFISSSGIPDSQDFQRIMTTSIIDESEIYGRESDKDALLDQVLSKSTSQGRDGVQVISVVGVGGSGKTTLAQLHIGSFRPKKDRKSHLWRPIVYLSASTMGA, encoded by the coding sequence atggctGAATTGCTTGTTCCAAAGGTAATAGATGTATTGGGTAATGTTGTCGTGAAGCAGCTTGGGGAGAAGGTTAACCTGGTGATGGGGGTTGAAGAAGAGGTGGCAAATATCAAAAAAAGCTTGGAAACGATTCAAGAAGTGCTGCATGATGCAGAGAGACGAAGGGTGAAGGAGAGACCTGTCGGAAAGTGGCTAGAAAAGCTTGAAGACATAACATATGAGATGGATGATGTACTGGACGAGTGGAACGTCAAGATTctgaaaccagaaaatgaggGAACTTATCGGAATGCCAGAATGCAGCCAACATTGGGGAACAAGGTTCGTTCCTTTATCCCATCCCTTTGTTCTTGTCTCAAACAACTTCCTGTGCGTAGTGATATTGCTtcgaaaataaagaaaataaatgaagaGCTAGAATTAACTTTCGAAAAAGCATGCCAGTTCGAATTTATTTCAAGTTCGGGGATTCCTGATTCTCAAGATTTTCAGCGAATTATGACTACCTCAATCATCGACGAATCAGAGATCTATGGTCGAGAATCTGATAAGGATGCTTTACTTGACCAAGTTTTGTCTAAGAGTACTAGTCAAGGAAGAGATGGGGTTCAAGTTATCTCTGTAGTAGGGGTCGGGGGTAGCGGAAAGACCACACTTGCCCAGCTGCATATCGGATCCTTTCGACCAAAAAAGGATCGCAAAAGCCATCTGTGGAGGCCAATTGTGTATTTGTCCGCCTCAACAATGGGTGCTTAG
- the LOC113689090 gene encoding putative disease resistance protein RGA4, which yields MQRIAFAGKSGDLCRKVESIGQKIAKKYKGLPLAAKTMGSLLRFKDTVQQWQNVLDSEIWQLEEAAMELFPHLYLSYNELSPELKRCFSYCAVFPKDHEIDVEELIRLWIAQGYVHPRRRGERLELVGLEYFNNLAMRSFFQEIQNVKYYYGFYGLTEYMQCKMHDIVHDFAQFLTKNECHALDGTGRNSSSERPRHLTILEEGTEEEMFSSRVVDFGRLRSFLTFHRFGRVVPQNLFCHLKCVRTLTLCHCGLAEIPAKIGGLIHLRHLDLSDNPFVALPEAICDLYYLETLDITFCDKLSSLPERIEGLVYLRHLFNEMTDELRQIPQGLGKLTSLCTLSRFIARSNSDDLAILKDLNQLERLHIVTEREVDFGSAEFGKKINMQTGTWAAGTFAPMVRKLRGSVSLNTGTSRKLSHQGESTIQ from the exons ATGCAAAGGATAGCATTTGCTGGAAAATCAGGGGACTTATGCAGGAAGGTGGAAAGCATTGGgcagaaaattgcaaaaaaatacaAGGGGTTGCCACTTGCTGCGAAGACTATGGGAAGCTTGTTACGGTTCAAAGATACCGTACAACAATGGCAGAATGTTTTGGATAGTGAGATATGGCAATTAGAGGAAGCGGCCATGGAACTTTTCCCTCATTTGTATCTAAGCTATAACGAGTTGTCCCCGGAGCTGAAACGTTGCTTCTCCTATTGTGCTGTCTTTCCCAAAGATCATGAGATAGATGTAGAAGAGCTTATTAGGCTGTGGATAGCACAAGGTTATGTTCACCCAAGACGAAGAGGTGAGCGCTTGGAGCTGGTGGGCCTTGAGTACTTCAACAATTTGGCAATGCGttccttttttcaagaaatacaAAATGTTAAATATTACTATGGGTTTTATGGGTTAACTGAATATATGCAGTGCAAGATGCATGACATAGTGCATGATTTTgcacaatttctcacaaaaaatGAATGTCATGCACTTGATGGAACTGGAAGAAATTCATCTAGTGAAAGACCACGTCATCTAACAATTTTGGAAGAAGGCACTGAGGAGGAGATGTTTAGTTCTCGAGTCGTTGATTTTGGACGGCTCAGGAGCTTTTTAACTTTTCATAGATTTGGAAGAGTAGTTCCCCAAAATCTGTTCTGCCATTTGAAGTGCGTGAGGACTCTGACTTTATGTCATTGTGGGCTAGCTGAAATCCCAGCCAAGATCGGAGGGTTGATTCATCTTCGGCACTTGGACTTAAGTGATAATCCTTTCGTGGCACTGCCAGAAGCTATATGTGATCTATATTATCTGGAAACTCTGGATATCACTTTTTGTGATAAGCTTTCGAGCCTTCCTGAAAGGATTGAAGGCCTTGTATACTTGAGGCACCTTTTCAATGAGATGACCGATGAATTACGTCAAATTCCACAAGGACTCGGGAAGCTGACATCACTTTGTACTTTGTCTCGGTTCATCGCCAGGAGCAACTCTGATGATTTGGCAATTCTGAAGGACCTAAACCAACTGGAAAGATTGCACATTGTAACTGAAAGAGAAGTAGATTTTGGGAGTGCGGAGTTCGGAAAGAAAATCAACATGC AAACTGGAACGTGGGCTGCTGGGACATTTGCACCAATGGTACGTAAGCTTAGAGGCTCCGTCTCCTTAAATACTGGTACAAGCCGAAAGCTTAGTCACCAGGGCGAATCCACAATTCAGTGA
- the LOC113689784 gene encoding zinc transporter 3-like, producing MMKCLEKFLIFAVLVTVLPSLVLGDCTCDAEEEENDRSLALKYKLGAIASIFVASAVGVYFPVLGKKIRALSPENNFFFVIKAFAAGVILATGFIHVLPDAFESLTSPCLPESPWGDFPFTGFVAMVAAIGTLMVDVQATSHYNKKSSGNNGTVLALGEGDDHGENGKPSNGEIAKSSAGLPLHTHATHGHAHGAISMEGDSISTQLRYRVITQVLELGIIVHSVIIGLALGASDSPKTIRPLLAALSFHQLFEGLGLGGCITQAKFKAHAIAVMALFFSLTTPVGIAIGIGVANVYNENSPKALIVQGVLNAASAGILIYMALVDLLATDFMNPKMQNNGWLQIGANVSLLLGAGCMSLLAKWA from the exons atgatGAAGTGCCTTGAAAAGTTCTTGATTTTTGCCGTTCTTGTTACAGTTCTTCCATCTTTAGTCTTAGGAGATTGCACATGCGACGCAGAGGAAGAAGAGAACGACAGGAGTTTAGCCCTCAAGTACAAATTAGGAGCCATAGCTTCAATCTTCGTCGCGAGTGCGGTAGGAGTTTATTTTCCAGTCTTGGGCAAGAAAATTCGAGCATTAAGTCCGGAAAACAATTTCTTCTTCGTCATCAAGGCTTTTGCGGCCGGGGTAATCTTAGCAACAGGGTTCATCCATGTTCTCCCTGACGCGTTCGAAAGCCTGACCTCCCCTTGTCTTCCTGAAAGCCCTTGGGGAGATTTTCCATTCACGGGATTTGTAGCAATGGTGGCGGCGATTGGTACTCTTATGGTTGATGTCCAGGCAACATCTCATTACAACAAAAAGTCTTCTGGCAATAATGGCACTGTCCTGGCTTTAGGGGAAGGTGATGATCATGGCGAGAATGGTAAACCATCCAATGGAGAGATTGCTAAATCATCGGCTGGACTTCCTCTTCATACTCATGCCACACATGGTCATGCTCATGGCGCGATCTCCATGGAGGGAGATTCGATTTCTACTCAACTCCGATATCGCGTTATAACACAG GTTTTGGAGCTGGGAATTATAGTGCACTCTGTCATTATCGGGCTTGCTTTAGGTGCATCTGACAGTCCAAAAACAATTAGGCCTCTTTTGGCAGCTTTGTCATTTCATCAATTGTTTGAAGGTCTTGGATTAGGTGGATGCATCACTCAG GCAAAATTCAAAGCACATGCAATTGCAGTGATGGCTCTTTTCTTCTCATTAACAACACCAGTTGGCATTGCAATTGGAATTGGAGTAGCTAATGTGTACAATGAGAACAGCCCAAAAGCTCTGATTGTGCAAGGAGTCTTGAATGCAGCTTCAGCTGGGATCCTAATCTACATGGCATTAGTAGACCTTCTTGCAACTGATTTCATGAATCCAAAGATGCAAAATAATGGTTGGCTTCAAATAGGGGCAAATGTTTCCCTTCTTTTAGGAGCTGGTTGTATGTCTCTACTGGCAAAGTgggcttga